CAGATGAATTATTGCCTAAAACAACAGGTCTTATGCCGCTAATCGGCGATGGTTGTAACTTTACTCTCGTATGCTCGTAtggtaaaatatttgaatagCGGTTTCTGGTGAATGACTGAATACCTTGTGTTATTTCGTAATATTCCAATGGGGTCGCTAAAGTTTCAGAATCTGAATTTGTAGTTGGTgagttatttttattaccCATAGATGGTGGTGAATCTGCTGATGTAGTAATTAATTTTGGAATAATGACCTTGGGGACCTCAATAGTATTCGATTTCTTTGTAAACTCTACCGGGACATAGTTTATTTGGtcaaatttttgtttcttgaATTGTTTTTGTAAGGATGGTAATGAGTACATGTTAATTGATGCTTTGGGTTTAGCAACATCAACTACTGGTGACATATTTACTTTTGCGCTTTTACCTAATGTTGTATTTGATCGATTATTATCCTTGGATTGtgaataatttaaacaattttctAAACGCTGATTTTCCAAATGCTCTAACAAATCAAATTGAtgcaatatttttaataaaacgttattttcagttttagtcttctttaaatcattttctgTATTATCATTGTATATCTTGTCAACCTGTTCGGCAATGAGATTTTGAAGCCAGTTTGGAATATATTTGCTATTTGCTTTGTCCAATAATACCTTTGGAATAtctaatttaaaatatttatcaagTGAAGTTGGAGAGTAATTCATAGTgtcttttttaattgaaccTAAAAACATAGAGGTTTTATCACTTGGTGATGAATGTTGGGGTATTTTAATAGTAAGGTTAAAGTTCATGTTCTTCAATCTATTTTTTATAGAACCCTTTGATTCTTGATGAAATTTAACCTTTGCATTTGTAAATAAGTGATTTTGTGATGTTTCCAATGTAGGGTCAGCTAGATTGCTCTTCAGTTCATCTGATGTCACTATATACATATCACTATGTTTTATTTCTGTACTCTTGTTATCTTGGATGTTATTTACAGTTTGAATCTCTGAGATACCATTGCCGTATTTGTTGTCCATTAGATCTGAGTTATTGTTGTCATTGTCCTCATGCATGTCCAAAgtaaattcatttaattttttcataaaCCAGTAGGTAGATATCAAACAGCTATTTACGTTGCTGATATCATCGTATATAAGAAAGATTTTTGAATCTCGTACTAATGTAATCAActcttttttcttattaacATCTGGTATTGTGGTTCTTAACAGTTTCctaaaattaaaacttGGTCTTTTTATTAAGGTGCTCGGAAGTGGTAGATGCacaatattaatatatttaccaaaatctttcaattcatcaacTTGGTTccatttattatttatagttaaatcaaacaataaaattttactATCCTCTGTGGAGTCGTTGTAGCTTTTCACATGCTCTCGTAACAAATGTATGGCCTTCTGCATCTTCCCATCCTGAGTATCTATTAAATTAGCTAAGTGATATAGGTCATCATTCAAATCGATTttctctttattatttgctGCAGGTAAGCTTGGTCGAAAAATGTAATTGTTATTAGGGCTATTTATTTCGTAAATATTGAGCTTTTTGACCGATGTATTATCTGGTGTGCTATCAATAGTCGgtaatttaaaagaatcaaTGTTTTGTGCTCCGCCTATATTTCTGCTCGATATGTCATTACTGAAAACATTCATATCGAAAAAATCTGTCTATATTTGTTGGTGTTATTACTGTGTTAAATGTGTGTTTAATTGAGTCagtatatattataaattacCCACTGTTCTATTAGTATCGCATCCACTTAGTATTAGTGCTTATGaagttatatttttttgtttatcCTTTTCACTTATCGATGCAGCGTGACAAAGGAGATAGTGATTATATTTCGAGCTTAACTAGAATAAATGTGTAAGTTCGtaatttaaattgaaataacaCAATACACGatgtaatattatatgataTACCTTGAATAATAAGTCAGATAATGGGATATATGTGCAGCTACCTAAGGATcgatatatattaaattaaaccTCTTTGGCTGTGTGACTGGCTGTGTTCCTTCggattaatattttcaaatgagCTTATTTAAATGTCACtgtttgaatttattgTGAAATGATTACTCTCTAATGAactttgtatttttttatttgtaatttcttttattggTTTCTATTTTTTCATTCCATATagtaagaaaaaaattcgTAATGtccaaaaaaatcaaaatttctCAGAAATCATAGTAGAAGTGTCGCTTTCAAATCAACAAATTCCActaataaatgaatttgcACTAGAAAGGAAGTAACGGAATACTAAGGTTCAATATAAATTAGAAAGCAATGACGATAGAGTTAacacatatacatatatatatatagagatatagatatagatatatatttatctatGTGTTTACGGCGGCTTAGTTTAAATGATTAACTAAGTTAATTTTAAGAAGCTTACTATACTAGAGAAAGAATAcattgtattattttccaTTTGATATTACTCTGataaaacatatataaCTTTAACAGAAACAGCCGTAAGTACTTCTGGATTTTCCAAATATGAAAACCATATACTGTCGAAATGAgcagatatatataatataagtTTTATTTATAGATATTAAATAACTAGGCGTCTACCTATTGGAAATCCGACAGCCGCTCTAGATTTTTGGCGAACTTTAATCCTTGCCCTTGTGAATTCGAAATAAAACTCTTAGTAATTCATCTATCGATATATGTCAATATCATCACTTTTGTACAAGGACACAATATATGATTTTTGGTGTTATGCGAATTATAAAACAACGCATATTGAAGAGCGATAAGTACATTGAGTAAATTCTACCTTCGAATTCaacaaattatataattaaatcaCACAAATGTTACgaaaaatacatatatatcgAACTCTTATAATTCATGTTGTTTGCGTTGGTTAAAAATATGGTTATAACCTTGGCAGCGCTTCGTGTACATTAGTGAGACTTCTCTAAATTAGGCAAAGTAACGTCTTTGTGAAGTCTCGAAGTTACTTGAGATTATTTATACGTTCTATACCATTTTCGAACACGCCCCATATTTTCTTGAATGagaattaattttttttaagaTTGGTCAATACTTTCACCATTTCTTATGtcaaaaatgaaatgttATAGCTTATACTTGATGCGGTGTTCacttctttctttttctttagtttgttttatgttttttattCTATATTTAGTCACAGTATCATTAACAAGTATTTAAacattcttttaatttccGAGAATTAAATAACTGAAAGTCGATTTATCCGCTCCGAAAGTGGTAATTCTGAAatgtatattattaactcatctttaatttaatCTTGGTTTAAAGATTGctgtaataatataaagtaacttatattattaataaagcATGATTCATTTTAAACTTTTTAAAGCAATTGAggtataataaatatatatatatatattgtcaACTTCAATAATGAGTTAAGTTAAATGaaagttatatataaatgttttatGTATTGTTTTAATCTGATAACTCGATATCAACTGCATCGTCTTCATCGTTATCATCCCCCAACATCTTTTGAACGTTTTCAATGTCTTTTTCAAGTTGATCCTTGTCTGCGTCTTCTAAACTTTCCCTTTGTAATCTGGatttctcttcttttatttctCTTTGAATGACAATGTAAGACCCTAGTGGAGTATTTTCCCAGGAAACTTCATTTAAGAAATTAGCAACTTCATTGACTTCACTGACACTGAAATCTGCAGTTGACCTTCGCTTCTCAATATATGTAACATTTGCTTTTATTTTGTCAAGTAAATTAGCTAATgctttattgaaaataaaatttgtcTTATTCGTCTTCAGATAACGACGTAGACCAATTGCTATTGGTGTCACAAATTCTGGGAAAGATATACttttagaatataaaacaaGATATTCACCTagaatatcaataaattctCCACCTAAACCGTTTTGGTAAGCTCTTGTACCCAAATATGCTTGGTTACATTTAATGTTAAATTCGAAATCAAAAGCCGgtaaattttctttcttctttggtTTCTTAGTAAATGCAGTTGTGTTTAGTACCTCTGTTAATAATGGATAAATTGGAATCATGGTACCGGTGTTCTGTGATAATCTAATCAAAGATCTgattaaataaaatcttAATGGCATATATTGAGGAGTAggatttaatttaataacacCAATGGTGACTTGAGTTAAAGGATAAATCAACTCCTTTAATGGGTTAGCTTGTTTAGAGCTACCCAAACTATGATTGCATGATAGTGATAAAACACGAGACCAGAAGTCCAAAGAATGGCAATATTGCCAATTGTAAATGGACTTATAAGCTTCGGCTGAATTGGATCTAGATGTTTTCTTAGTCATGGCAGTCATAGCATTTCTTAGATTAATAGCCAATTGTCTGATATATTCGAATGCAACTTGATAACTTAAATTAGGGTCTAAAGCAAATAATTCAGCAGCAGAATTCTTTTGAAAGTTAATTAATGGCATAGAACGCATATTGGTGGAACGACAgtatttaataaaagtaGAATAGGTAGTCTTTAACAATAAATCTAAAACagattttttgaattccTTAGCTGCGCTAAATAAGAATGCGAATGTAGCAATTTGCGTTTCAACATCTCTAGTAGTAGACCAAATGTCGACAATAGCTAAAAtgattttctttaataattttctgTAAGGTAAATAGTATGGTAAAAACTTATCAACAGAAAACAAGACTAATGCAGCATTAGATGTATTGGTAACATCATTTAACAGAATCAATAAAGAGGTAGCATGAGATTTTAATAGAATAGATAATCTTTTAACATCATTACTTGGTTCTAGAATTcttgtttcattttttattgtgtATGGGGCCATCTTTTGTACAAAAATTGGTAACTCttttaaagttaaaaacATCAATTCTTCGAAGGCCTTTTCATCAGTAACGGTATATTTGAATTCCTCGACTTTTTCGTCATCATTTAAATGGACAGCAACCTTGAAAGCAATGATTACTTCCTTGATTATCTTCAATGTAGGTTTTTCTGTTAAAGATTCTCTCCATTCATTGACTAATTTTACAGTTAAATCTACCTTAGAGGATATTTCTTCTGTGTTCACTTCTTCTACTTCTTCTTCCGATTCCTTGGTATTATCAGCTTGTTTATCTTGATCATCAGATTCGGAATCACTAATTGCATCTAGCGGGTTTACGCTTTCAAACTTTAATAGATCGCCATCATtttcctttaaatatttgaaaaaatcaGGATCATCCTTGGATAAAGCTTCCATTGTATCTTTCATAGTTTGTGCATCATCCTCGTCATCAGAAGAAGATTCCTCATCACTAACAGCTTTTGATTTCTTAGATTTCTTAGATTTTTGGGACTTTTTGGATTGCTTCTCAACTTTCTCAGGCATAGCTCCAACGACTTCAGAAATTTCAACTTCAGTTAACTTACTTGTTTCTTTGTcttcttgaaatttttgaacCTTCTCAGGCTTTGGCTTTGATTTGTTGGATCTTGCACTTTTCTTTGAAGTTGACTTCTTATTAGACTTAGAGAAACTAACCATCTTGTACTGTGTTCACCAAGATCCTCGTTTCTTATATCTGAGCTCTTCTTATGGATATCTTTAATGGATTGAACATTATTTTACGTATAAATGTTactatattcaaatttatatgtatatataaataaatatccATCCATCGATGTAGAACTTAAATTTTAACCTAGATGTCCATAGGTAGAATAATTTCCACAATACAACCGCgtctcatctcatctcatcgcatATTTgagtaaaaatattgatattgaaaaattttcaaagcGCTATAAAATATGTACCTTCGTATTACACGATGCGTTAATACTATAGAAATTTATAAGGTAACTAACTCTTCAATCCATCATCGCCCATATTAATGTCATCAATTTAATTACTGACATGATTGGATGTGCAAAGTGATTTAAGTGATTAGCTATTtagaataatttaattaataatagtgaTATGTGTATTCTATCTACCTAACTAGTTTGCAGATacttaaaaatatactaatgTACAActgttttatattaaacaaaaagaaatattaacaatataataataatttttttgatggaaatttgtatttttggAAATCTTTCTTTCAGAAATAGTGGTTTCTTAATCTTCCAAACCTTGATTTTATGATTTCAtgcaaaatttaaaagagtAAAAGAAGTAAAATagattataaaaaaagccatcttttatcttcatggtttaatcattaatattataatgaaaaaggGAATAACAAAGAACATGAAAATATCGATAACATTGATAGCAAAATAGTAAATAGAATACTATTGAACGATCTACCACCAGGAGCTCTTGTTAGCGGAGGAACCGGAGGTACCGGAATTGCCCCAGCCGCCGTTGGAAGAAGATCTACTTTCTCCCCAACCGCCACTTGCAGGCTTAGAAGCGCCCCAGCCACCtctgctgctgctgcttcTGGAATTGTTACCCCAACCGCCGGTGTTGGAACCAGATTTACGGAAATCTCTACTACTGTTGTTACGGCTAGAGTAACCACTGGATTTACCTGATCTACCAGATTCTCTTAAAACATCAGTAACGAAATCAGGGACTTCTTGGTTAGCTTCGATTAATAAATCGTTCAAACCCTTAACAACGTTTCTGTTACCTCTGTTGAAGAAAGAAGTAGCAACACCGGTGTTACCAGCTCTACCAGTTCTACCAATTCTATGGACGTAGTCATCGATATCAGTTGGCAAGTCGTAGTTGATAACGTGAGTAACGTTTGGAATATCTAAACCTCTAGCGGCGACAGCGGTGGCGACTAAGACATTGGCTCTACCACCCTTGAAAGCTGCTAGAGCACGTTCTCTTTCAATTTGAGTACGGTCACCGTGAATAGCAGTGGCCATGAAATCTTGCATGATCAAGAAATCGGTCAACTCATCGGCCATTCTCTTAGTTTCgacaaaaattaaagtcAAACCATCGTTTTCAGCAGCCAATAAATCTAATAAAGCAGATTTCTTGTCCATATCTTCGACGTATAAGATTCTTTGTGTAATGTTTTCAGAAGTAGAACCGACTCTACCGACAGACAAGAAAATGTAGTCGTTTAAGAAATCTCTTGCTAAATGTTGAATGTCATCTGGGAAGGTGGCCGAGAACATTAAAGTCTGTCTGTTGTTAGCGTCTGGCATATCACAACCATCGACAATGTGTCTGATTTGTGGTTCGAAACCCATATCCAACATTCTATCAGCTTCATCTAAAACCAAGTACTTGACGTTAGCCAAGGAGACTCTTCCTCtttctaataaatcattcAAACGACCTGGGGTGGCAACCAACAAATCACAACCACGTTCTAATTCTCTGATCTGAGTACCGACGTCGGAACCACCGTAGATAACTACTGGTCTGACCCATGAACGGTAAGTGAACTTCTTGGCTTCATCGTAAATTTGGGTAGCTAATTCTCTTGTTGGGGCTAAGACTAGAGCAGTTGGGTTACCCTTTCTTAGGAAGGATCTCTTCAAGTCTTCTGGAACTGGAGCTGGACCATTCTTGAAGGATTGCGACAAGACAGGGAATAAGAAACCACCAGTCTTACCTGAACCAGTTTGAGCACAAGCCATTAAATCTCTGCCTTGAGCGACGATTGGAACAGAGTACTTTTGAACCGGAGTTGGCTTGGTGAAACGGGCCAAATGGATGTTTTCCAATAATAAAGAGTCCAAAGGTGGAGAAGTGAATTCTGTGATGGCCTCTGGCACATCAGTACCCGAAGCCTCGACTGGAATATCATCGTAACTATCGAAGTTGATACCGGAAGATTGGAACGATGGATCTTCGGCGACACCGAATAACTgaatttctaaattttcattcttAGTACCTGGAACGTGTTCGCCGTTGACCCATCTACCTCTACCAGGATGGCCACCGTTGAATCTGGAATCGTTGGATCTGCCACCGCCGTTACCGTAGAAGCCACCTCTGGAGCCTCTGTTGTTGCCGACGCCACCATTACCTCTTGAGAAGCCTCCATTGTTGCTGAATCTGCTGCTTTGGCCAGCGTTGCTGCGGTCGTTAAAAGAACGAGATTGCCCTCCTCTCTTATTTCTTAAATGTGGTGGAACATAAGAAGATGCATTCTGATTGCTATCATTTTCACCTTcgttaatatttaaattctgAACTTGTTTTTCCAAATCAGACATAATATGTGTATAAGTATACAGTCCTTGGGTACTTTGGAGTATTTAAAAGAGCAAGAAAAGATATGATGTAAATATGAAGAAGTaggtatatatatacgtaTACTTATATTGTATGTCTAGATGTGTATGTatctaatgaaaaatattgaattcGAATGAAGTTAAATTAAAGACGATGAATTAACGGTGTTAGATTATAATAGAGATAGAGATAGAGAGTTGAGATAGTGAGACAGAGTAAGACAGAAGTAACAATTTTCACTTCCATTAACTTACTACATAAAGAAGTTAACCAGACAGTCAGTGAGTGttgttgaaaaaaattattcacAATTTCACATACACAGCACAGCACagcattattattaatgatgaGGAATAGTGGATGGCAGagttttcaaaagaaaaattgtCAGGGAACGCGAGAGAGAGCAGAagaacaaaagaaaaaaaccaaaatgaaaaatttgaaatgaaaaatttgaaaagtaTCATGAGCAACGAGGTATATAATGTGTAGATTCACAGACGCACCGACGCACCGACGCACGTCCACCGTTACAAGAAAGGGATTGCTTTGCTGTATCCGTTTGTGTATTGTATGTTGGTCTGTTTACTTGGGCTTGCTGGTTGACCGCCTTCAGTCGTTTCAGACGGCCGGACCGCGTTATCTTGTTGCATAGTATTGGTTTAACGGTGGTGGATAGCACATTTACCATTCGGGAAGTGGTTCAAATTCGGTCGAGCGCTCGTAACAAATGCGGGAAGGGTGCAGCTATGTGGCGGGGTAACGGTATTGAGAGAGAATACGTCTTGTGGTTTTTTCAGTGTGTCGGGAGCGGGTAAAAGAAACAAGTTTGGTCTGGCAGGAGGGTAATGATCGGGTCACGTGGGTTCCCGTTATTTGTGATATTTTTTAGAGTCGACAGTTTAGATAATTTCCTTTTTTCGTTGTAGTGTTAGTAGAGGTAGAGTGTGTGGTGATAATAAGAATTAGATAATTCGCAATAGCTTTTAAACAGGCGATTAACACTGACAAACTAATAGGTGAAATGTAATTGATGTACCGATTGCATTTGTATCGTTACAATTCACCTTCTATTTGAATTCCTATATTGGCAGAGAAAACACGGAGACTTACTCGGGCACgtctatatatatggtCACAAGATGTCTCACCTGTCGAATCTGCTAAGGAACTCAAGGCTGGCTCATTTGCCAAAGACAAATAAACCATTGGTCTCTACAagtgataaatatttttatccaACGCATCAGATTATTGAAACTAAACCAGCGTTGCTGCATAGAAATGAATGGGGTTTGAAATCAACTATTCCAGGAAGAAAATCTTCGTCAGATTATGATTCTTCaagaaacaaaatcaaACGCACAAAGTATCTAGTGTTCAATGAATTGGATACATTGGAGAGAATAACCACTTTCGAAAAGCTAGGTAACTCTCAATACAACAGATTGAGATTCAAGGAAATGAATCTTCATCCGACTTATAATCCAGGTGTGGTTAATCCTTTATTTTCAGGTGATTCGAGTTCAAAGGACCAATCTGCTCCATTATCATCCgttttaaatttacaaCCAGGAGCAAACAATACTGCGAAGATCAATAAACTGAAGGCAAAAAGAtcttatttaaaagaatggATATTAGAGAATGATCCACAatctttgaaatataaaaaatttaatctAAAAGACATGTCTGGAAAAATGNNACTGTACAATTTCTTGGAAATTGACGAGcaaatgaacaaaaataataaaaatcgCCAAAATTNNATTAActtaaataaacaaaatatgaGAAAGGTGATCGGCACAGGTGGATTGACTTATAACTTAAAAggaaaattgaaaaattctcCAAATGGCATAGTTCAAAAGACAATTGTTCCAGGTAGATTTATTAACGTAGACGGATTCGATAGACTTGCTGCAATTGGTGGGTTCATCTCCAATGCAAGCTCATCCTCGCCGATGAGTTCTCAGGTAGTTCACAATATGGGTGACTTTATTAGACAACAAAAATTTCCATTCGAACTTCAACATGCAGCTGTTCAAGGTAATGGTAAAATAGTCATCAAGTCGAAAGTGGTAAATGATTACTTGAATCAGATGAATAAAGACAGAATCAACGTGGCAACTCGTAGATATGAACAGAATCCAAAGAAATTCAATAGAAAAGGAAACACGGGTTCGAGTTCAAGTGCTGACACAGTCAAACAAGctgaagaattattaaaaattctaaCAAAGTTTGAATAAGCAAAAATATTCTAAGTCGTCAAGACTCCCATCAATAATTGGTTACTTTAATTAATCGAAAACGctaacatatataaatgtagCCAAGGCTCACTAAATATTCATGTATATAACAAAAGAATACATTCGTTACTTCAATAGAAATCTGTCTTATTCATAGATCTAGATACTGTTCCTTTTATGAGTGTCTTTGGTTTTTAACTTCTACTACTTCTCCGCCCATGTGTTTTTCAGAGATTagaataatcaaaaaaaatagatgAGCTTAAAAAGACCCATCTcgttaaatatttgatacATTGCTAGATAGTTAGATAACTATATACTCCAATTGTTATAGCTTAATAGAGCCGGGTTGTTCAGAAGCGTAGACTATGAATTTTGCAAGAAATAGTAGTAATGGGAAACAGCTATTGTATATCTTTAAAAGAGGTTTAGCTGCTCGCCCAGCATTTAAACCATctaatgttaaaaatgaaacgAAGGCAACGTTcgataataatattttaatcaAAGAGAGAaacagaaagaaaagatgGGAAATTGAGAATGTATCGAAGGATGATTTTTTCAAGAAATATGCACATATTCATGCAAGACAGAAAAGGGAATCACCCAGACATTCAAAAGCCAAATATGAAACGACTTCTCCACCAAACAGAAACTCttacaaaaaaaagttaCGAAGTGACCTATTTGTGAATCCGCTTGtggaatatatatatggtaGAAATACTATTGTTGCAGCTTTGAATAATCCAAAGAGAGAATATTTTACTTCGCTCTATTATTATGGCTCTGCCTTTGAAGAATTACCTACAGACATTAGGGATAAGTGTGAAGAATTAAATGTCAAACGGATAGCTGTTGATAAACATAGATTAAATATTCTCACAAATAATGGGGTACATAACAATTTAGTACTAGAAACAAAGCGATTACAACCACCTGAAGTGACATACTTGGGGGAATGTGATGAAGAACGTTCTGAAGCCCAATTAGTTTGTAACGAAGAACCTGTGTTCACTAACGACGATGAAGAAACTACAAGGTCTTTCGACGTTCAGACAATGAAGTACTTGAAAGATGAGAAGAGAAACAAGAAATTTCCATTGGGGTTATACTTGGATGAAATTAGTGATCCACATAACATTGGATCGATTATTAGAAGTGCGTATTTTCTTGGTGttgattttatattaatgtCAAGAAAGAACTGCAGTGCATTGACCCCGGCTGTCAATAAGACCAGTAGTGGTGCCATTGAACTAATGCCAATATATTACGTTGACAAGCCAATGAACTTCTTTGAAGAGAGCCGTAAAAACGGATGGTCATTTGTGTCGAGTTATTTAACAGACATGAAAGGCAGCACTAAGAAACACATTcaaaaagaacaaattcTAGAACTAGAAGATCTTGGAGGAATATGTAATGAGATGCCAGTTATATTAGTCGTTGGCAGTGAAAGCAAAGGTATCAGAACGAATCTAATCATGAGAAGTGATTTCTTTGTACAAATCCCATTTGGGAGGTCCACTGACGACTCAAATCAAACAATCGACTCGTTGAACGTCGGTGTTGCAGCTGCactattaattaataacataATAAGATGAAGAGATAAAAATGCAATTGTGGTCGAACCTACCTTGATGACCgtataaataattatatcaaCACAATTTAGTACTTGTAAATAGCAACACAGCCCATACACTcgtatatatttatgtagttcattaaatgaataaCCCCTGACGTTTGTAAAATATACATTCTTGCAGACCATCGATATATTGTGACATATGTCTACTGTGTCGTGCTGTTGACATATCTCGTTCAAGAtgatcttctttttctctATTTGTCGTTATTTCCTAAAACGGTCATATTTTTCAGATTTTCAATTCCTCGAAGAAAATGCAACGATATTACCATTAATTCGGCTGCACAACATTTTCTCGAAGATACAAACTCACttaaaccaaaaaaatacGAAATCATAAATTTTTCAGGATGAATTTACCTAGAAACACAGGTAGAACACTTACTTTTTTCGAAAACATAAATTTCGtaaaaattgtaaaacCATAATGAATTTGTTCGTTGTTCTTCCCTTATAGTGTGTTGTGATAGTGGCTTGCTAGTTAAAATTTGTATAATCAATGATACTATTACTACTGACATAAGAAGCTTCATCCATAATTgaataacaaatatattgatagTTTTTCACTCACCATAATTGTAAGCTACAGTGGAGATAGATCGTTTCTTAATGGAACTTGTTGTTTGTTGTGCGGCagttatattatatttgcTCTGAAATCTCAGTGTGTATCAATCGATTTTAACGTTTCATTGATTCTTTTACctctttcaattgattcCAGTAAGGTGTTTCTTCCATGGTTTTCTGTTTTATCTGTTTTGGTAACACGCATTCACATACAATCTTTCTCTCTCTCTTATTGTATATTTGTTCAATTCtgtttaatattgtttcaTTCAACAGtatcttttgaattttgtttattttattgtatCTTAGATACATATAGTTATTTAAACGtatatttgattaattgttaattcattgattttGTACTTTCAAAgtgttattaaaaaatatatacatagGAAGACATAGATAACCACAACTACTGTCtgaaaacaacaaaaaaactATTGAGATCTTTCAATCATGTCAGCTGAGTCAACTCACAACAAgaacaataataacaaaattaagCGTCCTGATGTTGCTGTCAGAGATAGAAAGTTAGACACTCTAAAtgttcaattgaaaaagattGATAACGAAATTGCTATCTTGAAAAAACAAATCGATCAAACTCAAGTTAATGATGTTCAACAAGATGAAAGAAATAAGTTAAACACCAAAACTAAAGAAATCATCAAGACTCAAGCTGAATTGAAAACTAAGAGAAATGctatttttgaaaacatCAAATTGTTGGATTCTCAAATCAAGAGAAAGACTGctgaaattgatgaaaaattaggTTCTTCTTCAGCTGCTAAGAAAAACAAGAGTAGATACAACTCTGCTGCTGACATCAAATTGAGATTAGTCGAAATTGATGAGGCTATTTCTAGTGGTGAGTTATCCTtagttgaagaaaaattattagtcAAGGAGTCTCAACAATTGAACAAGT
The sequence above is drawn from the Tetrapisispora phaffii CBS 4417 chromosome 2, complete genome genome and encodes:
- the DED1 gene encoding DEAD-box ATP-dependent RNA helicase DED1 (similar to Saccharomyces cerevisiae DED1 (YOR204W) and DBP1 (YPL119C); ancestral locus Anc_8.614); this encodes MSDLEKQVQNLNINEGENDSNQNASSYVPPHLRNKRGGQSRSFNDRSNAGQSSRFSNNGGFSRGNGGVGNNRGSRGGFYGNGGGRSNDSRFNGGHPGRGRWVNGEHVPGTKNENLEIQLFGVAEDPSFQSSGINFDSYDDIPVEASGTDVPEAITEFTSPPLDSLLLENIHLARFTKPTPVQKYSVPIVAQGRDLMACAQTGSGKTGGFLFPVLSQSFKNGPAPVPEDLKRSFLRKGNPTALVLAPTRELATQIYDEAKKFTYRSWVRPVVIYGGSDVGTQIRELERGCDLLVATPGRLNDLLERGRVSLANVKYLVLDEADRMLDMGFEPQIRHIVDGCDMPDANNRQTLMFSATFPDDIQHLARDFLNDYIFLSVGRVGSTSENITQRILYVEDMDKKSALLDLLAAENDGLTLIFVETKRMADELTDFLIMQDFMATAIHGDRTQIERERALAAFKGGRANVLVATAVAARGLDIPNVTHVINYDLPTDIDDYVHRIGRTGRAGNTGVATSFFNRGNRNVVKGLNDLLIEANQEVPDFVTDVLRESGRSGKSSGYSSRNNSSRDFRKSGSNTGGWGNNSRSSSSRGGWGASKPASGGWGESRSSSNGGWGNSGTSGSSANKSSWW
- the MRP51 gene encoding mitochondrial 37S ribosomal protein bS1m (similar to Saccharomyces cerevisiae MRP51 (YPL118W); ancestral locus Anc_8.613) codes for the protein MSHLSNLLRNSRLAHLPKTNKPLVSTSDKYFYPTHQIIETKPALLHRNEWGLKSTIPGRKSSSDYDSSRNKIKRTKYLVFNELDTLERITTFEKLGNSQYNRLRFKEMNLHPTYNPGVVNPLFSGDSSSKDQSAPLSSVLNLQPGANNTAKINKLKAKRSYLKEWILENDPQSLKYKKFNLKDMSGKMXLYNFLEIDEQMNKNNKNRQNXINLNKQNMRKVIGTGGLTYNLKGKLKNSPNGIVQKTIVPGRFINVDGFDRLAAIGGFISNASSSSPMSSQVVHNMGDFIRQQKFPFELQHAAVQGNGKIVIKSKVVNDYLNQMNKDRINVATRRYEQNPKKFNRKGNTGSSSSADTVKQAEELLKILTKFE
- the MRM1 gene encoding Mrm1p (similar to Saccharomyces cerevisiae MRM1 (YOR201C); ancestral locus Anc_8.611) produces the protein MNFARNSSNGKQLLYIFKRGLAARPAFKPSNVKNETKATFDNNILIKERNRKKRWEIENVSKDDFFKKYAHIHARQKRESPRHSKAKYETTSPPNRNSYKKKLRSDLFVNPLVEYIYGRNTIVAALNNPKREYFTSLYYYGSAFEELPTDIRDKCEELNVKRIAVDKHRLNILTNNGVHNNLVLETKRLQPPEVTYLGECDEERSEAQLVCNEEPVFTNDDEETTRSFDVQTMKYLKDEKRNKKFPLGLYLDEISDPHNIGSIIRSAYFLGVDFILMSRKNCSALTPAVNKTSSGAIELMPIYYVDKPMNFFEESRKNGWSFVSSYLTDMKGSTKKHIQKEQILELEDLGGICNEMPVILVVGSESKGIRTNLIMRSDFFVQIPFGRSTDDSNQTIDSLNVGVAAALLINNIIR